The Vitis vinifera cultivar Pinot Noir 40024 chromosome 18, ASM3070453v1 region ACAACAACAACTCCTTGATGACATCCGAAAGAGAAAAAATCAGCAAATAAGTAATGTTCACGAAGGAATGGATGCGATAAAGAAAGTGCTCTCCTTAAAAAGAGTTCTTGTTGTTCTCGATGACGTAGATAATTGCAAACAAGTAGAAAATTTGGTGGGGAAGCGTGATTGCTTTGTCCGTGGAAGTAGAATCCTCATAACAACTAGAGATAGGCATCCACTGGATGCGTATGGAGCGGATAAACCATATCATGAGATTGAAGAACTAAATTCTGAAGAAGCTCTTCAACTCTTCAGCCTGTATGCCTTTAAACCAAATTGTCACCAAGAAGATTATGAAGATCTCTCGAACCATATAGTAAAGTATGCTAAAGGCCTCCCATTAGTTCTTCGAGTTTTGGGTTCTCACTTATGTGAGAGGACACCAAATCAATGGAAAAGTGAATTACATAAGTTGGAAAGAGAACCAGTCCAAGATATTCAGAATGTGCTGAAAATAAGTTATAATGGATTAGATCGTACACAAGGAGAGATATTCCTAGATATTGCATGCTTCTTTAAAGGGCAAGACAAAGATTTTGTTTCAAGAATATTAGATGGTTGTGATTTATATGCAGAGAGCGGATTCAGCGTTCTATGTGATAGGTCTCTTATAACCATTTTAGACAATAAGATACATATGCATGATTTGATTCAACAGATGGGTTGGCATATTGTTCGTGAACAATATCCTAAAGAGCCTGGCAAATGGAGTAGATTGTGGGAGCCTAAGGATGTCTTTCATGTATTAACAAGAAATACGGTATGTAAGAGCTAAATACATGAACTCACTTGGATTTTATTGGAATATCTGTAATCTtcagtgaattttttttttttttgttgagaagttacatattgtattatatttgtAAGCTTTTATAAGTTTTTGGTTTTGCTTATTATtggcttttattttttaggggaCAAAAGCAATCGAAGGGATATTTCTAGATATGTCAACGTCAAAACAGTTGCAATTTACTACTAAAGCTTTCAAAAGGATGAAGATGCTTAGATTACTCAAAGTCCATCGAGATGCTAAGTATGATTCTATTGTAAACTCCTTGACGCCTGTGGAACCTTCTAAAGTGCTCCTTTCTCAAGAACACTTTTGTAGGGACTTTGAGTTTCCTTCTCAAGAGTTGAGATATCTCCATTGGGATGGATACCCTATGGAATCTTTACCATCAAATTTTTATGCAGAGAATTTGGTAGAACTCAACTTGCGGTGTAGCAACATAAAGCAACTTTGGGAAACAgaggtattattattatttagttattttttttacttttcatggATTTTAAAGctcatttcatttaaattaatttttattaagaaagttTCTCTTTGTTGCAGCTTCTTGAAAAGTTAAAGGTCATCGATCTTAGTCATTGTCAGCATCTCAACAAAATTCCAAACCCCTCAAGTGTACCAAATTTGGAGATACTAACTCTTAAAGGTTGTAGGTTTACTTTTGATTCACCCCATGAAATATTAGGGTTATTAACTaacttctttttcttgattttgatagGGTGCATAAACCTTGAGACTCTTCCGGAAAACATGGGTAATATGGAAAATCTAAGACAGCTTTACTTAAATTATACAGCTATACTAAACTTACCATCATCAATCGAACACCTGAAAGGACTTGAGTACTTGAGTTTAGAATGGTGTGATAACCTCATAACTGTCcctcaaagtatttttaatttgacGGCTCTTAAATTTCTCAGTTTTAGCTGCTGTTCGAAGCTTGAAAAGTTGCCTGAGGATTTGAAGAGCTTGAAACGTTTAGAGACGCTTTCTTTACACGGTCTCAATTGTCAACTGCCTTCTGTGTCAGGTTTATGCTCCTTAAGAGAATTATATCTAAGTGAGTCAAATCTAACACAAGGAGTAATCCAGAGCAATAATTTGTTGAACTCATTGAAAGAATTAAAGTTGGGCAGAAGCAATGTAATTGACAAAGGGATCCTCATTCATATTTGTCACCTATCATCGTTGGAAGAACTGTACCTAAATCATTGCAATCTAATGGACGGAGAAATTCCTAGTGAAGTTTGTCAACTATCATCATTGAAAGTATTAGATCTGAGCTGGAATGATTTTAGTAGCATACCTGCTAGCATCAGTCAACTTTCTAAGCTGAAAGCCCTTGGGTTGAGTCACTGCAGGAACCTTCAACAAATTTCAGAGCTTCCATCAACTCTACAATTTTTAGATGCACACAATTCACATTTTACTTTATCAGGTCCATCGTCATTTTTACCATCATCATTTTCAGAGTTTCAGGTATGATTTTCATGGCACAGGTCCTTTTTATGCAGGCATTAATGGATTTTCATgctacttatttttttcttttgttttttcctttcttttttttttctttttcggcAGGATTTGGTATGTGGTAGttcatttcaattatatttagaTGATTCTTACTCCTATTTTGAAGAGGGAGTCAGTATTTTTTTTCCTGGAATTAGTGGAATTCCAGAGTGGATAATGGGTGAGAATATGGGAAATCATGTAACTATAGATCTTCCTCAGGATTGGTATGAGGACAAGGACTTCTTGGGATTTGCTTTATGCTCGGCTTATGTTCCTCCTGATGACCAATCTGGGAATGGATCTGCCTATAAATTTGATAGCAAATCTAAGGATGAAGATCAATCTCCTTGTAGTTTACATTGTAATTTGACTTTCCATGGTGATCAATCTGCATTCTCGATTTATCCGTCCTTATCATCCTTGTGTGAATGCTGTGAAAATGATGGTGCATCAGGTCAAGTGTGGGTGTTGTATTATCCAAAGTTTGCCATTGAGGAAAAGTATCACTCCAATAAGTGGGGGCGCTTGAAGGCTTCATTTCATGGTTACTTCAATGGTATGCCGATGAAAGTGGAGAAGTGTGGGATGCAGCTCATATATGCCAAAAATGATGAGTATAACCGTCCTACACTGATACAACACAATGATTCTAGTAGGCCTCTTATACGTTATATGTATTCCAGAAGAGGTAGGAAAAGTGTACTGCCACCTGGCAGTTAGTTGTAACAGTCTTAATACAGGCTGTGTAACAGTCTTGGTACGGGCTGGTATAGCTTAAATAGGAAAAAGATGGAATTAGTTTGGAGCTGGCTGTTCTGTGAGTCTGGTGGGAGAGTGATAGCCTCTCGAATGGCTATCTTTGTATCAGTTTGGCccttttcttgaaatttttgaaattcaataataTCACCAATAATTTTTTCTCCATTAGATACCCCTATCGGATTCTCAAGAGAATTTGGGTGACCAAAGATCAACAGTAGAGGATGTGAATGTTAATGATCGGAGAAGTTGTGATGATAATGCAATACACGAATGGTAATGATCCTGGCATGAAAGATGATGAACAGAACCATATGCCTAGGTGGTTGAATCTTCTTTTTAACATTATTGAATGCATATGCTGTGGAAGACAATAATGTCAATTACTGATGTCAAGCTTTCAACTCTATCTTTGTTGGTAAGCCTCCTTTTTCTCAAGTTTATATGGAAAAGTGATTCATGatggattaaattttttttatcatttttatcattcttttctttttagtttgtttttttccAAGATAAAAgatatctaaaaagacttctctATACATCTTTTTTATCTGAAAGTATTTTATCATTCATTGTGTATCACTTTCATGACCCATATTCACTAAAAATTATGACCCTTCAAATTGCAAAACTTATATGGTATTACAGGTTTTTCAATATCACTTTTGTAAAAAAATGAGCAAATCtacctttttgtttcttgagTATACTTAATGGACATGTTACTGCCCAAAAAGTAGGACAAATCTTAGGGTGCTGATGAGCCACTCTTGGGATTGTTTTTCACCCTTTGATCTATCGGCTTTCcgatttgtatttttaattataagtcATAAAGCCATTTGAATTTAGTTTCTAGAAAAGTAGTGTaaataaaaacacacaaaaaaaaaaaaaaaaaaatgaaaggtaACATGAAGTTTGAAAACCATAAATCAGAAACTGCTCTGTTTTGGCTGCAAGATCTACAATACTGATTTAACCTTGTGAATCAAATTCACTTATAGGAGTGGCCTaacatttttcttcttgttttaaaATGTCTATCTCTTGTCCAAAGACAATTGAACCTCATTGGATGAAGAGActaattttatatcattctaACCATAACTCAAAATTTAGCCATAACACTACTGCTGTTGAAAGTATGGGAAGTGATCCAAGCTAACAAGGCTTTGAATTATAAAAAGCTATGTTTATTTCATCTCTTTCCGCTCCTCACACTGAATTTGGAATCATGGTTCAAACCTCTATATATATTAGATAGTGCCACGTTTTGTAATGTGAGGGTGCAATAGCTTGGTACCAATCTAATGGTTTAGGTCAGAAAGGAGTTTGTGGTCCATGTTTCCTAGTCTTGATGTTGTTTTCATTGCGATTCTACATTGTGTGCTTGGTGAACATTTGCTATTTTGTCAAATTCTGTGGCGACTCATTTATGTGTGACTAGATGGTTAAGTTAGAGGTAAAATTAATTAGTAAAATTATGAACATATTCTGTAACTTAGACTACTGAAGAATATGATGTcttaaaaacctttttaaatgCTTTTAGTTATGTCTCATTATTTATGGTTCTTCTAAAATCTTTCATCTTCAGAACAGCTTACAGGCGACTTAATGGTGACAATAAAAGGTGTTGGAGATATAGGAGCTATAATGTTTCATGAAGAagagaatatatattattattatgatatatCTTAAAGAGGGTAATTTTGTAGAAGAAGTCATAGATTATCTGAAGAAGTTGCATAAAATGAAGCCATCTACATTTATAGGAGTGTGAGATTCAAATGAGGCTGATACATGACTTAATTGAGTTAAAGAATATATAGATTGGCTGTTCATAATGGCTGCTTATCATTTTGGTGGTAACTTGACTTGCCTAGCTAGCACTTTCAATGGTTTGTTGCCTTTGTTGATGTTCATACAGGACTTACGTAACAGGTTCAcatatttatatgtaatgtaTGGGCATTAGGTCGCATCTCTTGTTTGTGCCATTACCTAACCTTTGTTCTCTTAACAGCCCTAAATTTAGTATTGGAGCTTCATATTTCAGTCATTAAATTTAGTTGGTCCAATTTTTTAGTGCAGGAGCTTGATATTTCTGAGTATGTGGGAGCCTACCTTCCTTACTACAGAATGAGTGGGAGGTGATCGTGTCTAGGCTTGATATCCTTCAATACACATTTTTATTTGCAATATGTGAGGCCTGATTGATGATGTGGAGCAGGTAATGTTATTGATACAAATGAGTCAACTGGTGAACTTACTCTCACTGGATTTTCAACTTGATAAACATGTTTTGTTATAGGGTTCATCCATCTCTATATTGGATTCGGTCTCAGATCCCCGAAATTATCAAAAATGGGGACAAAGGTGTTGGTGATTAGATTGGTGATACTGATGAAATAGATGCAGAAGCATTTGACAAAGCATATGTCACTGGAGCTTGCATTTCCCTTGGTAAATATCTTGTGTTTCTTATGTCTTCCTGCTTGAAGTATAAGTCACCAACTGTCCTTATTATGCCTTCCATTAAGTGCTgatttaattttactatatgTTTAATTGATTCCCAGGATTTGGACTTTCCTGTAGCAAATTAGTGGGGTGATGTAGTGAGATACCATATTAAGATGAATTGCCAGTGCTTCATGCTTTTACCATCATATTTTAAGACAAACCATACTGATGGGCCTGCTTAAAATTTTCTGTATTCTCTTGAAAAATGCCAGACACAGAAACTTTCATGGGCTTTGCTTAAATGTCAACTCTGTAATTGTCACTCATTTATGTGCATCTcaagaaatatttcaaatcttTAATATTGATTGGCTTGTACAGAGAGCATTCAGAAGAATTTATTGCAGACGCCATATTGTAGATTTTTTACCAGAAAGTAAATCTGATAACATCATATTGTTGTTTTGAGATAAATTCCACGATCATCGGAGCTTCTTTGAGATAAATATTAGCAAGTCTGCACAACTGCATGAAATTCTGATGGATGCTGGATTTCTTGATTCCCTGATTTTTGTATTTCCTCCCTTaaaactaacatgaaaaatcATCTCAGGCAATGGTCTATAACATACATCAGCCTAGTATAGTACGAATTCAGATTCTTTATCTCAGTCCCAAGCTATTTCCCCAGAAGATTAACATAGATAATATCCTATCTGCTCATTTGCTACTTAGATTGTTGACCAGAAAGTAAATCAGATGACATTATAATGTTGTTTTGAGATAAATTCTGCATTCATCCAAGCTTCTTTAAGATAAATATTAGCAAGTCTGCACAACTGCATGAAATTCTGATGAATGCTGGATTTCTTGATTCCctgattttcatattttccccCTTAATACTAACATGAAAAATTTATCTAGGGCGATGGTCTGTCTTTGCATGAATTGATGTACACTCCTTGAAGTTTTAGATTTAAGTGGTATGCAGGAAGAGGTAGCTAAATGCTGATGTACAACTTCCAACAGAAAGCAATTTGAGCTTTTGTAACTATTATAACATACATCAGCCTAGAATAGAATGCATTCAGATTCTTTATCTCAGTCCCAAGCTACTTCCCTAGAAGATTAACAGAGATAATATCCTATCTGTTCATTTGCTACTTATATTGACCTTGAAAAGACCCTATCTTCTTAGTTGCTCTGTTGAATGAGAAAAATTGCAACTTCACCATTTACTACTTCATTTGTTACTTGCAGTTGAAAAGTGTACGTGTAAGTGGCCTCCGGTATTGGCCTTAAGTAATAGAGATTGTTCATGAAGGTAGAGTCGGTGCTACTTCTCATGTTTTCTTATATGTTACATTTATTCGTTAAAGTTCCTACGAAACCCAAGTGTTAATTCTTCTACAGATAAACCATGGTGGAGTTCTGGAGATGAGAATAACCCTTTTAATTTTGGTATGCTGTATATCAAGTGGAAGGTTGGAGCTTGTTCGCATGTGGATGGCCCCATAGGATATCAATCATTACTGTCATGAACAATGCACAACGTTGTGGTGACAATTTATTTTACTATGGTTGGTCAGTTGTTCAGCACCTTTCTGTCTGATCCAAGCTTAATTGCTTTTGCTCAACTTTGTTGGGACCCTTCTTGGAATGGGTTTTGAATCTCTTGAAACTTGTATGGTTTCTGTTAACAGCTTTTGAAGCTCCCCAGTCATTTCATTGTTTGTTTCagagaaaaattatttcaaatataatatggAGTGTTAAGAGGACAAACCAAGCATCTTGTAATGAGAATGGCTAAGACCCCACTAGGCCATTACCTTGGCAAACCTGAATTGGTTTATGGCATCGTTCTTCAACTAAGTGTGATCAATAAGCATATTTCTCTTGGTCAGATCAATTATAATGTCAACCATTAATGCATTATTCTTATCATTCCTTTCTCAGTAAACCATATGATTGTAAATTGTATTCACCCTAAATCACTTATGATGcttataataggaaaataaataggggattcttttcttttgtcatAGTCATTGCCTGTTGTTCTCCTCTCCaagaggattttttatttttattttattttattttatttttatctatctgCAGTAATTAGTCATCAAATACACTTGCAGATCTGATGTTGGTTTCCAGGCATTTTGCTTGCAAGTATCAGTTGAATGTGTGAGCAAGGACAGACCAGCTCTTCTACAGGTAACGTTGTAACTTAGGAGAAGCTAGCTTCCTAGCTGCTGTCTAATTAATAGAAATTCGCAGTGCAATGTACCCTATTTATGAAATTAGTACACTCCATAATGATTAGATTAGCAATAGTAGTATCTTCACCATTTATTAGTGTGTATAAAGGTCGATTTAAAGCTTACTAATGATGAAGTTTAGAAAGTAACTGGTTTATCCTTGTTAAATGGTTTCTTATGGTTCTTgatgtttattctttgttaTATTTCCTCATTtctggaattttttttcttaaattgccctttttttttttctagatattctctatttcataaatttttttcttttgaatgaaAATTGAGCTagaattttcaaagttttgtatttttttccccCTTAATATGATAaggatccttttttttttttttttttaaatttagaatagagattgctttaatttttaatttttaattttttttataggtaaattttttgtccccattgggacttgaacctagaacctcccaaaACCCTTCCCATCCCTTTATCACTTGAGCCATACCTCAAGGGCAAGATTGCTTTGAATTTCTAGTTTTTTAATCCTTTATTTGTTTGTTGAGAAATTGGAGGAAAGGAAAGTAAAAGTGAAAATATTAATTCTTAGGAATGATGTTGTTTTTTGAGTTAAACAATTCAGTTGCATTTGAATGTATTAATTTACTTCACTTCTTATCTAAACGCATGCTATACTACTTTTCTAGTTAATGCTTGAATTTCTTGTGTGATTGTCGCATCTATGAACATAGTACCATTTTTGTAGAAATCATTGTTTTGTTATAGACTCGACTTGAAGGTTATTTTGAGTCGAgtttttgcttttcttcttttaattagTTTCTTCACAACCTAATGGAAAATCAAAGTATGTGCAAACTAAATCTTCACACATTGGAAAATGAGTTATGAGATAGAACTTTATGTTATGTGGTATCAATCTTAGTTTTAACAGTTCATGTCTTTTGATCTCTTGTTCAAATTACAATGACATTTTAGTAGGAAACTTATTAGCCTTTGTTTTGTAGCCAATGAAAGAAATGGGATATAAGGTTAAACCTATGAGTTCTATTGTCTTTACTTGATTTATTTAGAGCGATATCCAAATGCGAAgagcatgattttttttctttctcctttcattttttGAGGCAGGGCGAGGGAATGTGACAATTTAAGGCTATTAGTAAGGATGGAGCGGGACGGATTTTATCAGGTACATGCCTCACCCTTATCCTAATGAGACGGATtgaggataaatataaatatgttttaggAGTTTGAGAAATTGTTTAAAACCCTAAACAAGTTTAGGTATAACTTTATCTTATCCTACCCCATTtcgattatatataatattaaataaaaattattttagttgacttgttttttattttccaatatttttatcatatataaaatattacttttatataaaaataaattataaatatttataatacttacttatttataaattatatttatttttaatagaatttaaaattataaaagtaagcaaattttaaaaaaaaattgaaacttataaaaattaaagaatttaaaaaaaaaattaaacaaatgggTTGGAGTGGGTATTTATGGGAATTTTTTACACATATCCCACCCTACTCCTccccacttatttatttatttatttattggtggAAATGAGAATAGATCTAAATAAATAGAATGGGGTGATTGATTGCCATCACTAGTTAGTGAGTTAGGCATATACACATTGTCACCAACCATAGCCATCCATGTCTCTAAATTTCCACATTGCATTGTATGGAAAGTTCAAGGATGatgaatttccaatttttaattattagtgtGCAAAATGAGTCAAAATATTGCAGCGAGACAAGAAAATGGCAATGATCTTGTATCAACTTATCTCCCCTATCTCCAAGGCACCGATCTTGTGCCTTCCAATTCAATATACCAAAACCAATGGAGAATGTAGTGGCTAAAATCAAGCATGAATAAAATGACTTATAGCCATTATATATAGTACAACATTAGGATATATATTTAGAGGCTAGTTTTCTACGAATAATGAGAATACTGTTATATTCAAAGAAAAGCCATCCTTCTCATAAACGAATAGAACTTTTAATATGGCTTACCCATGGGTTTTGCTAACATGGAACCCGTTTTTACTAGTTCCATATGGAAATTATACTACACTATTGGATACATCAGTCCTTTTTTcggttattttatttatttatttttttcgttTGATTAGCCCACGCCTTTGGAAAAATCTCACCTAACAAATCTTCTACACTCAATGCAATGCATCTAGCTACTATCTTTGATGATTCGAAATTGTGCTCTTTCATTACAGTATTCTTTGTAAGTTATTTTTTCATATCTCTAGTTTTTCATCAAACTCTATCGCTTGGACCCTTGCTTTAGTTACATTTTCCTACCTCTTGATAAGTGCATCATCTAAGGCAAATCtagagagaaaagaagagaggaaagaggaaaCTTAATATGGCTTTCATCTTTATCGATCTGTTTTCTAGATTTTATAGTCATGTGGTGGAGTGAATgaagaaataataattaattgaatACAAAAAATTCACCCAAAAAGTAAGCACAAAAAATCCTAGATACGAGGTGTGGGAGTTTCATTTTCCCATTATAGACATCAACAATTTAGTGGACTAAATTATTActaaattaattattgaaattgTGACTCCCCAACTCAACAAATTTGGGTTTGACAAGTGATGGATTATATACATTGAACACATGATGTGTTTGACAAGTGGAAAGATGAGTCGATCGTTGACTACATCAACCCCTGACATTATTTAAGTCTTGATTGTAAGGATAGATTATCTAAGGTATAGTAAGTGAAAATATGCATATAAAATATGTAATGGGGTCTTCTATACATTCTCCCATAGATATGATCCTGCACCCTCGAAGAGTTGGCTACTCAAACGAATGATGTATAGCTCAATATAGCCAGTCATAGTGCCAAAAAAGACCTTATCATTGACCAATGAACGGAGAGAATTATAGGAAAAAAGAGATATGTTCTCAAAGAAACCCATCACGGAGTTAATCACAACAAATACAGCTCCCATCAAAATCTCAACACAAGATAAGAAGAAAGAGGTAAGGGAAGTGAAGCCAACCGAGGAAGAAGGTAGGCATTGGTTCACCTTTAAAGaaatggaagagaaaaaaaaaatcatttttcctaaCTTTAATGTGCCTAGCATGTTGGCTAAATTGCTTTACAAAAATGTCATCAAATTACCTGAATGTAAATTCCTAGAAGAATGGGCTATGTTAACAATCCTAAGTATTACCAATTCCATTGAATCATTAGTCGCCCGGTCAAGAAGCGCTTCATCTTAAAGCAACTCATAATGATTGTGAAACAAGGAAGTATTCACTTGGAAGTGATAGAGTCAAACCATGCAACTATTGCATTTAGGTTGCTCAATCTTGTTTCTTTGCATGTTCATCTATGACACTGGGGACAAGTATCAATACTATTTGATATGAATCACCTAAGCAAGGAAAATATAAGCGTTATACGAAGGCATCCCCCTCACCTTAGCTTTGATAATGAGTTGAAGTCAAATAATGCGGGTTGGGTGTTGGTGAGTTCAAAAAAACCTCATAAAAGCAGGTTTCTTAGCTTAGCTTTCCTAAAAGGGAGTGATCTAAGTGAAATACCCttcaaattctaaataaaaagaaaagaaaaggcttgaaagaaaataagaggtAGTACAAGTTGTTAACCTCTTGGTACAAAAACTCATCACCCCTGTCACCTTTGGAAAATACTTCCCTCCAAAGTTCTTTAATGAGGAGATAATGGCAACGATCCACCTGATGTCTTGTTACGGGATTCAGGAAGAAAATGGGCTAACTAAAGATGAAGAAAAGACTTTCATTATAGAGTCCAGCAAAACCATGGAAGTGGTGGCAAGCCTGTATTGCTTGTTGTCATATTTAATTGAGGAGATACATATTGCATTGATTTAGGCAGTTGAGAATTTGACACTCTATGTATATACCACCAAAATAAAGGGGCAAAAAGACATCAAAACAAAAGCCACACTGTGCACATGTTGTGCAAATATCACTAgctttgcatttttctttggtactgatttttagtttaaaatcaTTAGATCAATAGGCCTCAAACTAATGGTATTTTATCTCATCATTGCTCAAAgctaaaatagatttttattataaaagaaattgttGAAATCTGTGCAACGATTTGTGGTGAAAATTAGGGAAAACGAGAAAGAAAAACACGCagatttaacgtggttcggcaaaTTGCCTACGTCCATGGGAATAGAGAAGAGGACTTTCACTATGTAtcaaattagggttacataaaaaGGCATTTATATTAACCCTCAGGTaatgaaaattccaaaaatacccctgaATAGTACTGCGGGGGGCGTTGCCCCCCACACCCTCCCCAACCTATCGTTCACCAAGCTTGAATGGCAAATGTCATCACTCCAACATTTACCCCTTTTTCTCCATATGTCTTGTGCTCAAATATAAGCCACACACTACAACATAAACAAATAACTAGTGTAGTAGTTTTTTTGTCTCCTCAAAGAACTATGCGGCTTAGACATATGTTAGCAtgaattccttaagatctaGTTAATgttaatcaatttattaatgaatattCAATTATGCATCGTATGAACTAAATTATGAAGgataaactaaaaaacaaaatttaaagcTAATAAAACAAAGATAAAGGAATATTTAGAAGAATTGTCTAACTCCAAATCCAATTAAGAAATTGAATA contains the following coding sequences:
- the LOC100246262 gene encoding disease resistance protein RPV1 isoform X2, whose protein sequence is MASASTSTHVGIYDVFLNFRGADTRYHFTDHLYSELRKNDVRTFRDDEELERGDVIAPGLLKAIEQSRISIVVFSENYAQSRWCLDELVKIIECRTEREQIVLPVFYHVDPSHVRKQMGSYGEAFADHEKDADLKKREKIQKWRTALTETSNLSGWRLLDNQYESDVIDDITNNIITRLNPKSLHVGENIVGMSIRLKKLRSLINIDLNNVLVVGICGIGGIGKTTIAKALYNVISYKFEGVSFLANVRENSKDDVGLLRLQQQLLDDIRKRKNQQISNVHEGMDAIKKVLSLKRVLVVLDDVDNCKQVENLVGKRDCFVRGSRILITTRDRHPLDAYGADKPYHEIEELNSEEALQLFSLYAFKPNCHQEDYEDLSNHIVKYAKGLPLVLRVLGSHLCERTPNQWKSELHKLEREPVQDIQNVLKISYNGLDRTQGEIFLDIACFFKGQDKDFVSRILDGCDLYAESGFSVLCDRSLITILDNKIHMHDLIQQMGWHIVREQYPKEPGKWSRLWEPKDVFHVLTRNTGTKAIEGIFLDMSTSKQLQFTTKAFKRMKMLRLLKVHRDAKYDSIVNSLTPVEPSKVLLSQEHFCRDFEFPSQELRYLHWDGYPMESLPSNFYAENLVELNLRCSNIKQLWETELLEKLKVIDLSHCQHLNKIPNPSSVPNLEILTLKGCINLETLPENMGNMENLRQLYLNYTAILNLPSSIEHLKGLEYLSLEWCDNLITVPQSIFNLTALKFLSFSCCSKLEKLPEDLKSLKRLETLSLHGLNCQLPSVSGLCSLRELYLSESNLTQGVIQSNNLLNSLKELKLGRSNVIDKGILIHICHLSSLEELYLNHCNLMDGEIPSEVCQLSSLKVLDLSWNDFSSIPASISQLSKLKALGLSHCRNLQQISELPSTLQFLDAHNSHFTLSGPSSFLPSSFSEFQV
- the LOC100246262 gene encoding disease resistance protein RPV1 isoform X1, whose amino-acid sequence is MASASTSTHVGIYDVFLNFRGADTRYHFTDHLYSELRKNDVRTFRDDEELERGDVIAPGLLKAIEQSRISIVVFSENYAQSRWCLDELVKIIECRTEREQIVLPVFYHVDPSHVRKQMGSYGEAFADHEKDADLKKREKIQKWRTALTETSNLSGWRLLDNQYESDVIDDITNNIITRLNPKSLHVGENIVGMSIRLKKLRSLINIDLNNVLVVGICGIGGIGKTTIAKALYNVISYKFEGVSFLANVRENSKDDVGLLRLQQQLLDDIRKRKNQQISNVHEGMDAIKKVLSLKRVLVVLDDVDNCKQVENLVGKRDCFVRGSRILITTRDRHPLDAYGADKPYHEIEELNSEEALQLFSLYAFKPNCHQEDYEDLSNHIVKYAKGLPLVLRVLGSHLCERTPNQWKSELHKLEREPVQDIQNVLKISYNGLDRTQGEIFLDIACFFKGQDKDFVSRILDGCDLYAESGFSVLCDRSLITILDNKIHMHDLIQQMGWHIVREQYPKEPGKWSRLWEPKDVFHVLTRNTGTKAIEGIFLDMSTSKQLQFTTKAFKRMKMLRLLKVHRDAKYDSIVNSLTPVEPSKVLLSQEHFCRDFEFPSQELRYLHWDGYPMESLPSNFYAENLVELNLRCSNIKQLWETELLEKLKVIDLSHCQHLNKIPNPSSVPNLEILTLKGCINLETLPENMGNMENLRQLYLNYTAILNLPSSIEHLKGLEYLSLEWCDNLITVPQSIFNLTALKFLSFSCCSKLEKLPEDLKSLKRLETLSLHGLNCQLPSVSGLCSLRELYLSESNLTQGVIQSNNLLNSLKELKLGRSNVIDKGILIHICHLSSLEELYLNHCNLMDGEIPSEVCQLSSLKVLDLSWNDFSSIPASISQLSKLKALGLSHCRNLQQISELPSTLQFLDAHNSHFTLSGPSSFLPSSFSEFQDLVCGSSFQLYLDDSYSYFEEGVSIFFPGISGIPEWIMGENMGNHVTIDLPQDWYEDKDFLGFALCSAYVPPDDQSGNGSAYKFDSKSKDEDQSPCSLHCNLTFHGDQSAFSIYPSLSSLCECCENDGASGQVWVLYYPKFAIEEKYHSNKWGRLKASFHGYFNGMPMKVEKCGMQLIYAKNDEYNRPTLIQHNDSSRPLIRYMYSRRGRKSVLPPGS
- the LOC100246262 gene encoding disease resistance protein RPV1 isoform X3 — protein: MASASTSTHVGIYDVFLNFRGADTRYHFTDHLYSELRKNDVRTFRDDEELERGDVIAPGLLKAIEQSRISIVVFSENYAQSRWCLDELVKIIECRTEREQIVLPVFYHVDPSHVRKQMGSYGEAFADHEKDADLKKREKIQKWRTALTETSNLSGWRLLDNQYESDVIDDITNNIITRLNPKSLHVGENIVGMSIRLKKLRSLINIDLNNVLVVGICGIGGIGKTTIAKALYNVISYKFEGVSFLANVRENSKDDVGLLRLQQQLLDDIRKRKNQQISNVHEGMDAIKKVLSLKRVLVVLDDVDNCKQVENLVGKRDCFVRGSRILITTRDRHPLDAYGADKPYHEIEELNSEEALQLFSLYAFKPNCHQEDYEDLSNHIVKYAKGLPLVLRVLGSHLCERTPNQWKSELHKLEREPVQDIQNVLKISYNGLDRTQGEIFLDIACFFKGQDKDFVSRILDGCDLYAESGFSVLCDRSLITILDNKIHMHDLIQQMGWHIVREQYPKEPGKWSRLWEPKDVFHVLTRNTGTKAIEGIFLDMSTSKQLQFTTKAFKRMKMLRLLKVHRDAKYDSIVNSLTPVEPSKVLLSQEHFCRDFEFPSQELRYLHWDGYPMESLPSNFYAENLVELNLRCSNIKQLWETELLEKLKVIDLSHCQHLNKIPNPSSVPNLEILTLKGCINLETLPENMVLAAVRSLKSCLRI